In one window of Erythrolamprus reginae isolate rEryReg1 chromosome 1, rEryReg1.hap1, whole genome shotgun sequence DNA:
- the FAM98B gene encoding protein FAM98B isoform X2, which yields MECVILDALEALGYKGPLLDDDALNKAAEGGLASQDFCELCVWLSSRIQPLCNLEESISSTAGGEDVESLQLEMSGFLKELACPYSALVSGEIKDRLKKKEDCLKVLLFLSTELQALQILQFKQCKGSHSAKNDEVQQEIQMICDILGVPKPSASSDFYSLSASLNNIESKLKDILSKVPKAYMEKPLLKTPLNTKQMKQLEKINETLLTEYECRRRMLMKRLDVTVQSFGWSDRAKVKTDDIARIYQPKRYGLSSKSTISIAHLLAAREDLSKIIRTSSGSTREKTICAINKVLMGRVPDRGGRPTEIEPPPPEMPPWQKRQDGGGRGGRGGWGGDGGRGRGMTCLSKHMYSRICHYQQYIHEWKR from the exons ATACAAAGGCCCTCTTCTGGATGACGATGCTCTTAATAAAGCAGCAGAAGGTGGGCTGGCTTCCCAAGATTTCTGTGAGCTTTGTGTTTGGCTAAGCTCCAGAATACAGCCATTGTGTAACCTGGAAGAAAGCATCTCCTCAACAGCTG GGGGTGAAGATGTTGAAAGTTTACAACTAGAAATGAGTGGCTTTTTAAAAGAACTGGCTTGTCCATATTCCGCACTTGTGTCTGGAGAAATTAAAGATCggttgaaaaagaaagaagattgtCTTAAAGTCTTGT TATTTCTAAGCACAGAACTGCAGGCTTTGCAAATATTACAATTTAAACAATGTAAAGGTTCTCATTCGGCAAAGAATGATGAAGTTCAACAGGAAATCCAGATGATCTGTGATATTTTGGGGGTACCAAAACCATCAGCATCTTCTGACTTttattctctctctgcctctttaaaCAATATAGAGTCAAAG CTGAAGGATATTTTGTCAAAAGTTCCAAAAGCATACATGGAGAAACCTCTGCTAAAAACTCCTTTGAATACAAAGCAAATG AAGCAGTTGGAAAAAATCAATGAGACGCTTCTCACGGAATATGAATGCCGCAGGCGGATGTTAATGAAACGTTTAGATGTAACTGTACAGTCCTTTGGGTGGTCTGATAGAGCTAAG GTGAAAACAGATGATATTGCAAGGATTTATCAACCCAAACGTTATGGACTCAGTTCTAAATCAACAATTTCAATAGCTCATCTTCTAGCTGCTCGTGAAGATTTGTCAAAGATCATAAGAACAAGCAGTGGATCTACGCGGGAAAAGACTATTTGTGCAATTAATAAG GTCTTGATGGGAAGAGTACCAGATCGCGGCGGAAGACCAACAGAAATCGAACCACCACCTCCTGAAATGCCCCCATGGCAGAAGAGACAGgatgggggaggaagaggaggaaggggaggttggggaggagatggtggaagaggaagag GGATGACATGTCTATCCAAGCATATGTACTCACGCATTTGTCATTACCAGCAATATATACATGAATGGAAGCGATGA
- the FAM98B gene encoding protein FAM98B isoform X1, with protein sequence MECVILDALEALGYKGPLLDDDALNKAAEGGLASQDFCELCVWLSSRIQPLCNLEESISSTAGGEDVESLQLEMSGFLKELACPYSALVSGEIKDRLKKKEDCLKVLLFLSTELQALQILQFKQCKGSHSAKNDEVQQEIQMICDILGVPKPSASSDFYSLSASLNNIESKLKDILSKVPKAYMEKPLLKTPLNTKQMKQLEKINETLLTEYECRRRMLMKRLDVTVQSFGWSDRAKVKTDDIARIYQPKRYGLSSKSTISIAHLLAAREDLSKIIRTSSGSTREKTICAINKVLMGRVPDRGGRPTEIEPPPPEMPPWQKRQDGGGRGGRGGWGGDGGRGRGGGNRGGGGWGGEGGWGGGGWGGGGGGRGGGGSGWRGGGGYQGRGDYSGRGGYGESYGRRGGYRKY encoded by the exons ATACAAAGGCCCTCTTCTGGATGACGATGCTCTTAATAAAGCAGCAGAAGGTGGGCTGGCTTCCCAAGATTTCTGTGAGCTTTGTGTTTGGCTAAGCTCCAGAATACAGCCATTGTGTAACCTGGAAGAAAGCATCTCCTCAACAGCTG GGGGTGAAGATGTTGAAAGTTTACAACTAGAAATGAGTGGCTTTTTAAAAGAACTGGCTTGTCCATATTCCGCACTTGTGTCTGGAGAAATTAAAGATCggttgaaaaagaaagaagattgtCTTAAAGTCTTGT TATTTCTAAGCACAGAACTGCAGGCTTTGCAAATATTACAATTTAAACAATGTAAAGGTTCTCATTCGGCAAAGAATGATGAAGTTCAACAGGAAATCCAGATGATCTGTGATATTTTGGGGGTACCAAAACCATCAGCATCTTCTGACTTttattctctctctgcctctttaaaCAATATAGAGTCAAAG CTGAAGGATATTTTGTCAAAAGTTCCAAAAGCATACATGGAGAAACCTCTGCTAAAAACTCCTTTGAATACAAAGCAAATG AAGCAGTTGGAAAAAATCAATGAGACGCTTCTCACGGAATATGAATGCCGCAGGCGGATGTTAATGAAACGTTTAGATGTAACTGTACAGTCCTTTGGGTGGTCTGATAGAGCTAAG GTGAAAACAGATGATATTGCAAGGATTTATCAACCCAAACGTTATGGACTCAGTTCTAAATCAACAATTTCAATAGCTCATCTTCTAGCTGCTCGTGAAGATTTGTCAAAGATCATAAGAACAAGCAGTGGATCTACGCGGGAAAAGACTATTTGTGCAATTAATAAG GTCTTGATGGGAAGAGTACCAGATCGCGGCGGAAGACCAACAGAAATCGAACCACCACCTCCTGAAATGCCCCCATGGCAGAAGAGACAGgatgggggaggaagaggaggaaggggaggttggggaggagatggtggaagaggaagaggtggaggaaatAGAGGTGGCGGCGGATGGGGTGGGGAGGGTGGATGGGGAGGGGGcggatggggtgggggtgggggtggtagaGGAGGGGGTGGGAGTGGCTGGAGGGGAGGGGGTGGATATCAAGGGAGGGGTGATTATAGTGGGAGAGGAGGATATGGTGAGTCATATGGTAGAAGAGGTGGCTATAGAAAATACTAA